A genomic segment from Oncorhynchus clarkii lewisi isolate Uvic-CL-2024 chromosome 12, UVic_Ocla_1.0, whole genome shotgun sequence encodes:
- the LOC139421608 gene encoding NLR family CARD domain-containing protein 3-like, translating into MDHQPRVPTDDKVYITISTKKEIQEKMKSYLKNRAYSLFEDFEDQAKTTTLNNINTELYITQAGSGEVNYEHEVRQIETACRFPVEHETSIQLNDIFKPLPGQDKLIRTVLTRGVAGIGKTVSVLKFMLDWAEGKANQDIQIIFPLPFRDLNLMRDKNQSLMELLHHSFIETKVSEISENKNIVFVFDGLDECRLPLDFQNNKICCDVTESTSVDVLLTNLIEGNLLPSAHIWITTRPAAANQIPPECVDQVTEVRGFNDPQKEEYFRKRISEEDLASRIISHIKTSRSLHIMCHIPVFCWISASVLERLLVEAESREVPKNLTQMYAHLMIFHSKLRSQKYPVEHANDSHWDKEMILALGKLAFQQLEKGHLIFYEEDLRECGIDIKDASVYSGVCTQIFREESGLNQMTVYCFVHLSIQGFLAALYVFLMFTNNNNNLMAKEKSLRKNKLYHDAVDKALQFENGHLDLFLRFLLGLSLQSNQHLLQGLLTQTGSRSQSNKKTVKYIKEKIRKNLPLERCINLFHCLNELNDHSLVEEIQSYLRSGSLSKSKLSSGQWSALVFMLLTSEKLDVFDLKKYIRSDAALLKLLPVVSSSRTALLNECKLTKKSFEALASVLKSNSCCLRVLDMSGNNLQDSGVKLLSAGLEDTHCKLETLKLNDCNLTEKSCEVLASTLSSNTSSLRELDLGGNELQDSGVRFVCAGLENPQCKLETLRLAGCSITEEGCASLASALRSNPSHLKELDLSGNTPGVSGVKLLSSVQEDPLYSLETLRLND; encoded by the exons ATGGATCACCAACCCAGAGTCCCTACTGATGACAAAGT GTACATAACCATATCCACTAAGAAAGAAATCCAGGAGAAAATGAAATCCTACTTGAAGAATAGGGCATATTCTTTATTTGAAGACTTTGAGGATCAAGCCAAAACGACAACTCTTAACAACATCaacacagagctctacatcacacAAGCTGGAAGTGGAGAGGTTAATTATGAACATGAGGTAAGACAGATTGAGACAGCATGCAGGTTTCCAGTAGAACACGAGACATCAATCCAACTCAATGACATCTTCAAACCCTTACCTGGACAAGACAAGCTTATCAGAACAGTGCTGACAAGGGGAGTtgctggcattggaaaaacagtgTCTGTGCTGAAGTTCATGttggactgggctgaaggaaaagcaaatcaAGACATCCAGATCATCTTCCCACTTCCTTTTCGGGATCTGAACTTGATGAGAGATAAAAATCAAAGTCTGATGGAACTACTACATCACTCCTTTATAGAAACAAAAGTATCAGAAATCTCAGAAAACAAAAATATTGTGTTTGtttttgatggtctggatgaatGTCGCCTTCCTCTGGACTTCCAGAATAATAAgatctgctgtgatgtcacagagtcaacttcagtggatgttctgctgacaaaCCTCATCGAAGGgaatctgcttccctctgctcacATTTGGATAACCacccgacctgcagcagccaatcagatccctcctgagtgtgttgaccaggtgacagaggtacgaggATTCAATGACCCACAGAAGGAGGAATACTTCAGGAAGAGAATCTCTGAGGAGGACTtggccagcagaatcatctcacacataaagacgtcaaggagcctccacatcatgtgccacattccCGTCTTCTGTTGGATTTCAGCCAGTGTCCTAGAGAGACTATTGGTTGAAGCAGAGAGTCGAGAGGTCCCCAAGAATCTGACTCAAATGTACGCTCACCTCATGATCTTCCATTCAAAACTGAGGAGTCAGAAATATCCTGTAGAGCATGCCAACGATTCTCACTGGGATAAAGAGATGATTCTGGCACTGGGAAAGCTGGCTTTTCAACAGCTAGAAAAAGGCCATCTGATATTCTACGAGGAAGACCTGAGGGAGTGTGGCATTGACATCAAGGATGCATCTGTGTACTCTGGAGTGTGCACTCAGATCTTCAGAGAAGAGTCTGGGCTTAACCAGATGACGGTGTACTGCTTTGTACATCTGAGTATCCAGGGGTTTCTGGCTGCACTATATGTGTTCCTCATGTtcactaacaacaacaacaatctgATGGCTAAAGAGAAATCCCTCCGCAAAAACAAACTATACCACGATGCAGTGGACAAGGCCTTGCAGTTTGAAAATGGCCACctggaccttttcctccgcttccttctaGGCCTTTCACTGCAGTCCAATCAGCATCTCCTACAAGGCCTACTGACACAGACAGGAAGCAGATCACAGAGCAACAAGAAAACAGTCAAGTACATCAAGGAGAAGATCAGGAAGAACCTCCCCCTGGAGAGGTGtatcaatctgttccactgtctgaatgaactgaatgatcattctctagtggaggagatccaaagcTACCTGAGATCAGGAAGTCTCTCAAAATCTAAACTCTCATCTGGacagtggtcagctctggtcttCATGTTGCTGACCTCCGAGAagctggatgtgtttgacctgaagaaatacATCAGATCAGATGCTGCTCTTCTCAAACTTCTCCCAGTTGTCAGCTCCTCTAGAACAGCCCT GCTGAACGAATGTAAACTCACCAAGAAAAGCTTTGAGGCACTGGCTTCTGTTCTCAAATCAAACTCATGCTGTCTGAGAGTGCTGGACATGAGTGGAAATAATCtccaggattcaggagtgaagctgctctctgctggactggaggatacacactgtaaactggagacatTGAA GTTGAATGATTGCAACCTAACTGAGAAATCCTGTGAGGTGCTGGCTTCAACTCTCAGCTCAAACACCTCAAGTTTGAGAGAGCTAGACCTGGGAGGAAATGAACTCCAGGATTCAGGAGTGAGATTCGTCTGTGCTGGACTTGAGAATCCACAATGTAAATTGGAGACACTGAG ACTGGCAGGCTGCAGcatcacagaggaaggctgtgcttctctggcttcagctctgaggtcaaacccctcccACCTGAAGGAGCTGGACCTGAGTGGAAATACTCCAGGAGTCTCTGGAGTAAAGCTGCTCTCTTCTGTACAAGAGGATCCCCTCTATTCACTGGAGACACTGCG GTTAAATGATTGA